A single window of Rhizophagus irregularis chromosome 28, complete sequence DNA harbors:
- a CDS encoding uncharacterized protein (SECRETED:cutsite_VSA-GP; SECRETED:prob_0.9543); SECRETED:SignalP(1-24): protein MSKLSFIALFIIVIFAFQTTNVSAGPIAYAVCQTACNLGWVSCYASAGIVAGTVTGGLGAPFAAIACNVAQGVCMGACAGLLVAPTP, encoded by the exons atgtcaaaactTTCTTTCATCGCTCTTTTCATAATTGTCATTTTCGCTTTTCAAACGACAAACGTTAGCGCTGGACCAATCGCTTATGCTGTTTGTCAAACCGCATGTAATCTTGGTTGGGTTTCATGTTATGCGTCAGCAGGAATAGTTGCTg GAACCGTCACCGGAGGTCTTGGTGCCCCTTTTGCTGCTATCGCTTGTAATGTTGCCCAAGGTGTTTGTATGGGAGCGTGTGCTGGCTTATTAGTTGCTCCAACTCCatag